CATGGAGGGCACGTGATGCTGCACTACATGCAGACAGGCTTCAGCCCCCCTCCAAACAttgcaggctctgctgctgaagTCTGCCCTCAGCATCCTGAGCAGACATTCTCGCCAGTGTTGTGACCAGATGATCCACAGAAATACCACCATGAGTTGGGCTCCCAAAGGCTGACCACGTACCCAGAAAGCCCTTCTCAGGGGGATCTGGCTGGTGTCGAAGAGCTGTCTGAAGGAGGGGATCCAAGTGCTTTGCACCAGAAATTGCAGACTCAAGGCTTCCTTCTCCTGACCAGAAGAGATGGACAGACTTCTCCATGGAGGACTGCACCTCCTTCATAGCTGAGAAAGTAAAGAGGAGAGGTAGAGAAAGAGCACCAGGTGAGTACAGCACGATTCCCTGTTCTTGCAGGCAGCCTTGGGAAGATAATGCCCCAGGTAGCTGTAccctcactgtgctcagcagAACCCCAAAAGGCCTGACAACCCTCCCAGGCAGATGCTGCTCCTATGTCAAACAGCTGGGACCACAGCCCAGGCCTCTTCAGAGACTTGAAGATCCTGTTTTCCACTTCTTCCCAGCCAAAACTTTGTGGTGCTGAGAGGTCTTTCGACACCATCAGCCGCAGGGGTGTAGGCTGAAACATGAAGTCAGGTGCTGCAAGATTGTGGCAAACAGTGTGGAGAGCAGGGGAGGCTCATCCCTTCCATCAGGGCAGGcctggcacagcacagggctccATGTAGTGCGTGGACACGAGAGAAACCTCTAGCATAAGGAAGAACCCTTGCATCCATGTGGGCCTCACACAGAGAACACTGAACCCACCCACCTCTGCTGCCTactaacagaaagaaaatcagatccAATTCCTGAATAATTGAGACCCTGCTCTATTCCCTGCAGGAAAGGAGCACTGAATCCACAGAGCCTGAAAGCCTCCTGAAGCATCTGCTTGCGTCTCACCTTCCATCATTTCCACTCCAAAAACCACAGCCTTGGAGTTGGAGATGGTGATGCAGTGCAGCAAGGCCTCCATGCGTAGGTTGGAATTCACCAGGGCTGTCTCCACCCCGATCTTGGCCAGGCCGAGCCACAGCCCCACGTACTGATTGCGGGACTCCATGAACAGAGCCACCACATCACCAGAGCGGAAGCCTTGGCCATGGAAGAAATTGGCCACTTGGTTGGAGTACTCATCCAGCTGCCGGAAGGTCCAGCTCTCGCCCGTCCCTTGGAAGATCAGAGCTGTTTTCTCTGGATGCTTGCTTGCAGTTCCCTGGAAGATCTTGGCGATTGTGTTCTTCTCCCTCACGTGCCTCCACACCTGCCACTTCACCCGCAGCAGAACCAGCCCCGTGCTGCCAAATAAAGGGAACAAGAGGGAAGCTGCTCAGTAAGCCCTGCAAAACCACTTCCTCCAGtaaaaacagcacagcacagagaactTGCCAGGAGCTGCAATAGtccagcactgctccaggtGTTACTCTagatgagcagcagctctgagtgctTCCCTGAAAAGCATGGATATAGGCAGAGGCCCTCTGCAAAGGCACTTATGGCCATGAGGGCAGGGAGAGATGTTTTGGAAGGCTGCAGACTGGGATGTCCTCACTATAAAGGAGCACCCTGGAGCCTCAGGTGCTCTCCAAAAGGTGCCACTACTGTCCCACACACAGATCTGTGCCAGAAGCTGGCACATCCTGGTACCAGCTCATAGCCGCCCCTGCCCAGGCAGCCGGTGCAATGCCAGCAGTTTTAGGGACAGGATAAAGTACAAGGACAAGGACAATCAGAAGACTTCAGAACTCAGCTGAAATCTATATTTCCTGGGAAAACTTTGCCCCAGAGTTTGGAGCCTTCAGGGCACAGCAGAAGATGATCTCCTTCAAGCTGGGCCAGGTGCCAGCAGAGAGCTGGGGTTATGCTCACACACTCCAGCACACAGTTGGGCCACCCCAAACAGGACACCTACGTGACATCCCTTCGTATTGTCTTGATGAATATGAGGAAGAAGTCCCATCCCCCTGATCCCAGGTAGAAGATGAAGAGAGCAGGGATGGCCTGGGCCCACGACAGCTCCAGGCTGACcctgaagaacagcagcagtgctgcgaAGGCAGCCAAACGTAGCATCTTGGCCtgtggagagagagaaagcacaaACATCGACCTACGCACACTGAACAATGAGAGACCCACGGGCAGGGGATGCATTAGCAGCCCCCAGTTCCCTGAGAGGCCCAGAGTCACCACTCCTCCCGGCAGCGAGGACATATCCCAGCAGGCTGATGTTAGCAGACCCTGCCCATGGGCTCCAGTTAAGCCACTGGCACAGTACGGCACTGCTTAGAGCCCACCAAAAGCCTGGCTGTTCTCTCTGCAGACCCTGGCCTGCACACCAGCCAGGGACATGGATACATCCCAGTAGTGTCAGATGTAGGATGAGGTCACCTCACAGGTGTGacagtgcagctgtgcaggaGATCCCGTACAGATGTTAGGAGGGCACCAGAGCAATGCCAGGCAGGGTGAGCTCAGCTCTCACACCCAACCCAGGACAGTCTAGATCCAAATTCTCCCCTGCCTCAAGGATCCCtacagcccagctctcccatGCCCACAGCACCAACATGTGCCCAGGACAGCTGCTGGGCTGCGGAGCTCAGTCTGACACTGCTCCAACGGGATGAGGACATTCCATCTTCTGATCTCTGCCTGTGTTTGTAAACCCGTGTCAGAGGGCAGCTTCCTGGCCAGGAGGCACGGCCGGGCGGGTGATGGCCACGAGGCGCAACGAGGGCTGTCCCAGCTGCTGGGTGCACCCAGGCCCCATCCCCAAGCCCTGTGGATAGACTGCGATATTTCCGTCTCGAACACTCGCAGCCACAGCTCCAGGACTCACAGGTGACCATGATTTAGCAAAGGCTAttctcaggcagcagcagcaggcagggataGAGGCAATGGCATGACCTCAGCACGGTGACGGCTCCTAGATAACACCAGTCCTTCCCAGCACGGCCTCAGAGGAATGAAGTTCTGGCACaattccccttccccttctgaAGATGATTCCCTACTCTGAgactggcagccacagccccaggctGCCCCACGTGAGATGGCATCCAAGCATGTCATGCAGCATCCGAGCTGTGACCCCGGAGCAGGCAGGGATGGCCCCAAGCCCACAACACGGGGACGTCCCACAGCCCTGACCCAGACATCTCACTCCTGCCCCTGGCTCCAAGCCTCCTCCCGAGCAGCTCAGtgtcccccagcacagccccagtggTTTTCAGCAGACAGGACCCTCCTTATTTTACCCCGAGAACTTCTTAGTGCAGCTTAACAGGGAAACCATCAAACCTCCGCACTCCAGCCAAGCCCCGGGCTCTCCCTTACACCTCCAGCATCGGACACAAGCGGTGAAGCGGCTGGGGGGGCACGTTGCGTGGGCAGCGAGGCGTTCCGCCGCCCACACCGAGGCGGGCAGGCCCGGGCAGGCGCCCGCCATCCGCTCCCATCCCNNNNNNNNNNNNNNNNNNNNNNNNNNNNNNNNNNNNNNNNNNNNNNNNNNNNNNNNNNNNNNNNNNNNNNNNNNNNNNNNNNNNNNNNNNNNNNNNNNNNNNNNNNNNNNNNNNNNNNNNNNNNNNNNNNNNNNNNNNNNNNNNNNNNNNNNNNNNNNNNNNNNNNNNNNNNNNNNNNNNNNNNNNNNNNNNNNNNNNNNNNNNNNNNNNNNNNNNNNNNNNNNNNNNNNNNNNNNNNNNNNNNNNNNNNNNNNNNNNNNNNNNNNNNNNNNNNNNNNNNNNNNNNNNNNNNNNNNNNNNNNNNNNNNNNNNNNNNNNNNNNNNNNNNNNNNNNNNNNNNNNNNNNNNNNNNNNNNNNNNNNNNNNNNNNNNNNNNNNNNNNNNNNNNNNNNNNNNNNNNNNNNNNNNNNNNNNNNNNNNNNNNNNNNNNNNNNNNNNNNNNNNNNNNNNNNNNNNNNNNNNNNNNNNNNNNNNNNNNNNNNNNNNNNACGGCGTGGCCTGGTGTGCGCGCAGGGAGATGCTGCGCCGGGCGGGGGGGAGGGAGGATCGCAGCACCTGCTCCATGAGCTCCTCTGTTTCAGAACGAAATAAACACCTCCTCGTCCCGATACGCACCGCAGCGAGCAGCAGGGTGGCAGCCAGCCGCACGCACGGCATTTCTGGCATAGCGCGGCACCCGTCGTCACCactccaaaaaaaaagacaaatccGCAGTGATGTGGCAAAACCGGGAGGCGAAGCTGCCCGACCTCCCGCATCCGGACACGGACACGTCACCTCCCGTGGGCCGGAACCGTCCCAGGACGCGGTGGCACAGCCCGGCGCTGGGGCGGCCCACGGTGACGTCTCGTGGAATCCCGGACCCGAAAAGTGCCGAGGTCTCACGTCACATCTCCCCACCAGACGGGGAGAGAAGGCGggtgggaggagggagaaggaacCACAGCTCCACCACAGGTTTTATTGAGCAAGAAGGAATTTCAACAGCAAACCTCCCCGCACGCAGCCCCGCCTGCCCTGTGGCTCTGCCCCTGCTCTGCAAACAGCCGCCGGCACGCTGAACCCTCAACCCGCACTGCGAGCAGcgcccggatgcagggcagcgTCCAGTCCTGCTCCCCTAGGACTCTGCCCTAATCCCCATCACACCACCTCACCGTCAGAAGACAATTCCTATCAAAAACCTCTCACAGTGACATTTTTGACGAGGAGGGCCTCAGGCCTGCATGGCCTGAATTTGCTGTGTCTGCATTCACTCCCAACCCAGCAAAACCCAGCTGTAAAAGCACGGCAGGACTTGGCCATCTTTCCGCCCGctgacaaacagcagaagaggtCACATTTCGTCAGGGCACGGGGAGGTCTCTCCCAACAGGGGGCTGCCAGTTCTTGACAGGAGGGAACAGCACCAGGTCGGGACCAGCAGAGTCACACTGCGCTCATGCGGCAGGAGGAGACGGAGCAGTGCAGGGAACAGCTGCCAACGGGGGATCCCTCACTTTCCCCCCCCCCGCCTAAAGCATGAGCTCACACACGGACAGCCGGAGGGGGGAAGATGCCAATTTCCTCCCGCAGGGACTCCACGCTCTGCTCCCAGCGCTGCTCATAATACACATTGAGGACACAGCTGGCGTTGCGCCCGCTCCGGACCGCCCATGGAACCAGCTCGGTGGCCAGgacctgcagctttctgcaacAAAGGGCACAGAAGACAATGGTTTTCATTTCCACGTTTGGCTTTCTATTTCCTCTTCCAAGTCCCTGTTCCGGGCAGATGCAAACCCTACGCCCCTGCACCCTTCAGCACTCCTGCTTATCTCACAGGGGAAACTGAAGCATGGGACGGGACTCTGTGTGGGAAGGTTACAGCCAGCAGCAAACCCAAGATCAGAACTCAGGTTAACACTGACTCTCATCAGACAGCATCACTGCCTACCGTACGTTGAGACGAACGGGGCCAAAcgctgctcccagcacacacaTGGGCAGCCCCGTCTGGACGGCTTCAAACCATTTCACCACGACCTCACCTGGGAGGAAGCAAAGCGCCGTGAGCAGGCACAGGGACGGTCCCACACCGGGACAGGAGCCCTGCACTGCCCCCCAGGGACAGCCTGGCAGCCACCCCCAGAAGCAGCACCGCTTGTCACTACCCCACAAGCCTGGGCATGGCCCAGGCAGGCTGGGCTCCTGGAGATCTTTAGCGATGCTAAATGAGGATTTTCCCGTGtacctttccccatctcccagcATGGGAAAGCCCATTTCAGCCATTGTCACATCTCAGCCAGAACCTTCCAAGGGACCAGAAATGCTGGTTCCTGCTGGCTCACCAGCAAGGCTCAGCTTGTGACTTTGAGTCAGACACAAAATGAGGGGAAAGGACACGGGGATGCAGATAAGGAACCAGGAAACCCCTAAGCCTGCACTCAGAGCTTGCAAAACTCCACATCATGGTTAACCCAGCAGGCACTGAACACCCACAGATGACAGACAACAGCGGTGCAGGACAGGGATTGCGGCCAACCTCCCTGTGCACCTCTGTGGGCTGGGGATCAGGGATTCCGATGGGCCAAAAACCATCACTGGGGTTGATGGGCAGCATGGAACGTGGCAGCTCACCCAGCATGTTGGTGGGCATGCCCAGCAGGGTGTGCATCAGGTCGTGCACTTCCCGGTACCGCTGGATCACGTATGCCAGCTCTTCATCATCCACGAACTTGGCTGGCATGCGGGTGTCTGGAGAAACCTTCTGCAAGGGCAAAGAGGTGCAGGTCAGCCAGAACTCGAAGCCTCTGATTTCAATCTTTAACACACAGCAATGCAGAGCTCCCCATCAGCGCATCTCTCAGCCCCTAATGCTGTGAGTATCATTTACACAGACAAAACACACGGGCTGCACAACACTGAGGATGCATCACCCACACCCAGCATCACATCCCGACCTCCCAACTCCCACCAATTCCCTTCATCTCCTCCAGCTGCCCTATGGGCTTCTCCACGGCCACAAGCTCCCTCTAAATCTCATCTGTGCTCCTGGCACAGAGACCACCACAGTGAGATCTCACACTCACGTTGTCCTCCAAGAAGCGGACGTATTCACGGCCCAGCGTGCCGTCTGGCAGCCCCCGCAGCCGGGCCATGTCCAGTGTGGAGAGGCGGATGCGAGGCCGCTCCctgaaacagaaagcactgaGCATCGTGTGGGACCCACACActgggggccctgggcagaagaCCTGGAAACCCCTCCCTGCTCTTCCCTGCACAGCCCCCAAGTGCTCCCACCAGGATGTGTTCTTTAAGGAGTCCACCTGAGGCCCTGGCAGTGAGAACTGCCACCTATTgccactccagcagctctgggaggaGAAGTGCAGTGCCTGCACCGAGCCTGGCTAGCAGTCAGGCCCAGGGAGTGGATCTCAGTGCCCCTGTGAAACAGACAGACTTCAAAGCAACAGCCTGAAAGAGAGGAAGGTGTTTGTTCTAAATGCAGGTTTCGCTTCTTTCCTACTCAGGCTTTCATTGGCAGCCATGTGGCGGCCAAGCACAGAAAGGCCTCCTGTCCAGGCTGGTGGCAAATAGGCACCATGCAGCACTGGGACGGAACAAAAGCCCTTTTCAGGACAAATTCTCCTCCTGATAAAAGCCTGCGGTGAATCCAGGAGCTGCCCAGATGCCAGGGAGATAAGCAGGATGAGCACCAGCTCTACCCTGGCTGCAGCAAATGCTTCCTTGTATCCCTCATCAGCTGGagggactggaaaaaaaaaagaggaaggacaGTGAGATCGTGGTTAATCAAAGCCTTATTGAGTCCCTCCTGGTCCTCAGACTTGTGCTCAACATGTCCCTGCAGACACAGAAGCAAAAGCCATCAAGTCTTATCCCACAGCTTAGGGAGATGCCGTGGGTGGTGGAATGAAGGCATGGAGGTGCCTATGGAGAAGACAAAACAGTGGGGTGGAGTCCCCAGTGGAGGAAATGCTGCAGAGGACgaaacagagaaaacacacTGCATCCACACAAAGAGAGACAGCACCTGCCagtggcagcagagcagaacagacaGCGATGTTGAAACAGGGCCCAGGGGCTccgtgctgctgctcctggatCTGCTGCAGGGCTTTGCTGAGCACTAAGCACAGAGCAAAATCCACAGCCGGGAGGCTCAGAGCTGACAGATGCCTGAGCTCCTCAAATGGCAGCAGTGTGGGGCTCTCCTTTACAGGGCCCAGGGGGCAGAGGGATGGGGTCTGACACAGGTGGAGGGTCAGGGCCGGGTGCGGGGGACGCACTGGAGGATG
This window of the Meleagris gallopavo isolate NT-WF06-2002-E0010 breed Aviagen turkey brand Nicholas breeding stock chromosome 19, Turkey_5.1, whole genome shotgun sequence genome carries:
- the COQ4 gene encoding ubiquinone biosynthesis protein COQ4 homolog, mitochondrial, coding for GEEEEQPVGRVPLYPGHIPTSPLQKALLAAGSACAALWDPYRHDMVAVLGETTGCLALPKLRDRMRNDPEGYRILQERPRIRLSTLDMARLRGLPDGTLGREYVRFLEDNKVSPDTRMPAKFVDDEELAYVIQRYREVHDLMHTLLGMPTNMLGEVVVKWFEAVQTGLPMCVLGAAFGPVRLNVRKLQVLATELVPWAVRSGRNASCVLNVYYEQRWEQSVESLREEIGIFPPPAVRV